In one window of Xiphophorus hellerii strain 12219 chromosome 23, Xiphophorus_hellerii-4.1, whole genome shotgun sequence DNA:
- the apbb2a gene encoding amyloid-beta A4 precursor protein-binding family B member 2 isoform X2, translated as MQRRAESQQLQLSRANTVEKIHNDLFNNPSSDWLEFGKDNSQLPPFRRRTKSFLEYHGKCWDLDPSWENKEGKEEEEEEKQLPASEKEQDSPAKERDSQKEEKTNGKQNSHEEKDNVESVVEEDEEEDEPTPTPRQPLLPVVVEAPLSSTSSSSANSPEWVSDNLNHLQNQAPAPIREELCPQVQASPRSPAKPPRTSQPRVIKVELHPNNENQFLQQYPPFSPKQARAAEKNTPTKNWVSPLLQEPTPETGLPKVGLKMDLTPDTSSEDEDSSWTTLSQESPSPQSPKETDVWAEGDLPPGWREISDSSEVYFWHVPTGTTQYDRPVASGNQDTTSSNVPDSEHDPQKETQDSLMLPNERPSSLISDSSVEPVPSPSGSSPSSSCSSPSKGLFSPNPVFSTTTPTSKDLKDYPVYPDPSLKAFEGATLRYASLRLNPPAQLETVDLNSTFSDPEAMSFPVRSLGWVEMAEQDLCEGRSSVAVHHCIRQLSYCRRDIRDSAGVWGEGKGMLLVLQDRMLTLVDPDDRSLLHSQPISSIRVWGVGRDHDRERDFAYVARDKNTRVLKCHVFRCDTPAAAIATSLHEICSKIMAERKSAKAAAGSSSQNGSDVPLQEFPMPKTELVQKFHVFYLGVTYVSRPIGMDIINGAIENLLSSTGKEEWTPVILSIADTTVAVIKEKEEEEEVLVECRVRFLSFMGVGRDVHTFAFIMDTGNQHFQCHVFWCDPNAGSVSEAVQAACVLRYQKCLVARPPSQRAGSSSSPSSDSVTRRVTTSVKRSVQSLIDTLKPKKQPSELPQQ; from the exons ATGCAGAGGCGAGCTGAGAGCCAGCAGCTACAGCTGAGCAGGGCAAATACTGTGGAGAAAATTCACAATGATCTCTTCAATAATCCTTCTTCAGATTGGCTAGAGTTTGGGAAAGACAACTCCCAGCTTCCTCCGTTTCGTAGAAGAACCAAAAGCTTTTTGGAGTACCATGGCAAATGCTGGGATCTGGACCCCAGTTGGGAAAACAAAGaggggaaggaggaggaggaggaggagaagcaaCTGCCTGCATCAGAAAAAGAACAGGACAGCCCTGCTAAAGAAAGAGACAGTCAGAAGGAAGAGAAGACCAATGGCAAGCAAAACAGTCACGAGGAAAAGGATAATGTGGAGTCTGTCgtggaggaagatgaggaggaagacgagCCCACCCCAACACCAAGACAGCCCCTACTGCCGGTAGTGGTTGAAGCGCCtctttcctccacctcctcctcttctgcaAACAGCCCAGAATGGGTGTCAGACAACCTCAACCACCTCCAGAATCAAGCCCCAGCACCAATTCGAGAAGAGCTGTGTCCCCAAGTTCAAGCTAGTCCACGTAGTCCTGCAAAGCCACCTCGAACCTCCCAGCCCCGGGTGATCAAAGTGGAATTGCACCCCAACAACGAGAACCAGTTTTTGCAACAGTACCCTCCATTTTCCCCTAAGCAAGCCAGAGCTGCTGAAAAAAACACCCCTACCAAGAATTGGGTATCTCCGCTCCTGCAGGAACCGACACCAGAGACGGGCCTTCCTAAAGTGGGCCTGAAAATGGATTTGACTCCTGACACATCATCAGAGGATGAAGATTCCAGCTGGACCACTCTGTCTCAAGAGTCACCCTCTCCACAGAGTCCAAAAGAGACAG ATGTATGGGCTGAAGGGGATCTGCCCCCAGGCTGGCGGGAGATCTCAGACTCATCCGAAGTCTATTTCTGGCATGTTCCCACTGGCACTACACAGTATGACCGACCCGTTGCCTCTGGAAACCAAGATACTACTTCTAGCAATGTGCCAGACTCTGAGCATGAcccacaaaaagaaacacaagactCTCTTATGCTACCAAATGAG CGCCCGAGCAGTTTGATATCTGACAGCTCAGTGGAGCCGGTCCCTTCTCCATCTGGTTCCTCCCCGTCCTCTTCCTGCTCCTCACCCTCCAAAGGCCTCTTCTCTCCCAATCCAGTATTCAGCACTACCACTCCCACATCAAAA GACCTGAAGGACTATCCAGTATATCCAGATCCCAGTCTGAAAGCATTTGAAGGAGCTACACTCCGCTATGCCTCTCTTAGACTCAA CCCTCCAGCTCAGCTTGAGACAGTGGACCTTAACAGCACATTCTCTGATCCAGAGGCAATG TCATTTCCAGTGCGTTCTCTGGGCTGGGTGGAGATGGCAGAGCAGGACCTCTGTGAGGGGAGGAGCAGTGTGGCTGTCCACCACTGCATCAGACAACTGTCCTACTGCAGGAGGGACATAAGAGACTCAGCTGGAGTCTGGGGAGAG GGTAAAGGCATGCTGTTGGTGCTTCAAGATCGAATGTTAACTCTAGTTGACCCAGATGATCGCAGTTTGCTCCACTCTCAACCGATCAGCAGCATCCGTGTCTGGGGCGTCGGGCGAGATCACGACAG AGAAAG GGATTTTGCCTATGTGGCCAGAGACAAAAACACGCGGGTGTTGAAGTGCCACGTGTTTCGATGTGATACTCCTGCTGCAGCCATCGCCACAAGTCTCCACGAAATCTGCTCCAAG ATTAtggctgaaagaaaaagtgCTAAAGCTGCGGCTGGCAGCTCCTCCCAGAATGGCTCTGATGTGCCCTTACaag AGTTCCCCATGCCAAAGACTGAACTGGTGCAGaagtttcatgtgttttatctTGGTGTGACATATGTGTCTCGCCCAATAG GTATGGACATTATTAACGGGGCCATAGAAAACCTCCTGTCATCCACAGGCAAAGAAGAATGGACCCCTGTCATACTAAGTATTGCGGACACCACCGTGGCTGTCATCAAAGAGAAG gaggaagaggaggaggtgttGGTGGAGTGCCGTGTGCGGTTTTTGTCCTTCATGGGCGTGGGACGGGACGTGCATACGTTTGCCTTCATCATGGACACTGGGAACCAGCACTTCCAGTGTCACGTCTTCTGGTGTGACCCAAATGCAGGCAGCGTGTCGGAGGCGGTGCAGGCAGCTTGTGTG ctccGGTACCAGAAGTGTCTGGTGGCACGGCCGCCCTCTCAGCGTGCTGGCTCTTCCTCATCTCCCTCTTCAGACTCAGTAACGCGCCGAGTGACCACTAGTGTTAAACGCAGCGTCCAGTCTCTCATAGACACTCTGAAACCCAAGAAACAGCCGTCAGAACTGCCCCAGCAATGA
- the apbb2a gene encoding amyloid-beta A4 precursor protein-binding family B member 2 isoform X3: MQRRAESQQLQLSRANTVEKIHNDLFNNPSSDWLEFGKDNSQLPPFRRRTKSFLEYHGKCWDLDPSWENKEGKEEEEEEKQLPASEKEQDSPAKERDSQKEEKTNGKQNSHEEKDNVESVVEEDEEEDEPTPTPRQPLLPVVVEAPLSSTSSSSANSPEWVSDNLNHLQNQAPAPIREELCPQVQASPRSPAKPPRTSQPRVIKVELHPNNENQFLQQYPPFSPKQARAAEKNTPTKNWVSPLLQEPTPETGLPKVGLKMDLTPDTSSEDEDSSWTTLSQESPSPQSPKETADVWAEGDLPPGWREISDSSEVYFWHVPTGTTQYDRPVASGNQDTTSSNVPDSEHDPQKETQDSLMLPNERPSSLISDSSVEPVPSPSGSSPSSSCSSPSKGLFSPNPVFSTTTPTSKDLKDYPVYPDPSLKAFEGATLRYASLRLNPPAQLETVDLNSTFSDPEAMSFPVRSLGWVEMAEQDLCEGRSSVAVHHCIRQLSYCRRDIRDSAGVWGEGKGMLLVLQDRMLTLVDPDDRSLLHSQPISSIRVWGVGRDHDRDFAYVARDKNTRVLKCHVFRCDTPAAAIATSLHEICSKIMAERKSAKAAAGSSSQNGSDVPLQEFPMPKTELVQKFHVFYLGVTYVSRPIGMDIINGAIENLLSSTGKEEWTPVILSIADTTVAVIKEKEEEEEVLVECRVRFLSFMGVGRDVHTFAFIMDTGNQHFQCHVFWCDPNAGSVSEAVQAACVLRYQKCLVARPPSQRAGSSSSPSSDSVTRRVTTSVKRSVQSLIDTLKPKKQPSELPQQ, encoded by the exons ATGCAGAGGCGAGCTGAGAGCCAGCAGCTACAGCTGAGCAGGGCAAATACTGTGGAGAAAATTCACAATGATCTCTTCAATAATCCTTCTTCAGATTGGCTAGAGTTTGGGAAAGACAACTCCCAGCTTCCTCCGTTTCGTAGAAGAACCAAAAGCTTTTTGGAGTACCATGGCAAATGCTGGGATCTGGACCCCAGTTGGGAAAACAAAGaggggaaggaggaggaggaggaggagaagcaaCTGCCTGCATCAGAAAAAGAACAGGACAGCCCTGCTAAAGAAAGAGACAGTCAGAAGGAAGAGAAGACCAATGGCAAGCAAAACAGTCACGAGGAAAAGGATAATGTGGAGTCTGTCgtggaggaagatgaggaggaagacgagCCCACCCCAACACCAAGACAGCCCCTACTGCCGGTAGTGGTTGAAGCGCCtctttcctccacctcctcctcttctgcaAACAGCCCAGAATGGGTGTCAGACAACCTCAACCACCTCCAGAATCAAGCCCCAGCACCAATTCGAGAAGAGCTGTGTCCCCAAGTTCAAGCTAGTCCACGTAGTCCTGCAAAGCCACCTCGAACCTCCCAGCCCCGGGTGATCAAAGTGGAATTGCACCCCAACAACGAGAACCAGTTTTTGCAACAGTACCCTCCATTTTCCCCTAAGCAAGCCAGAGCTGCTGAAAAAAACACCCCTACCAAGAATTGGGTATCTCCGCTCCTGCAGGAACCGACACCAGAGACGGGCCTTCCTAAAGTGGGCCTGAAAATGGATTTGACTCCTGACACATCATCAGAGGATGAAGATTCCAGCTGGACCACTCTGTCTCAAGAGTCACCCTCTCCACAGAGTCCAAAAGAGACAG CAGATGTATGGGCTGAAGGGGATCTGCCCCCAGGCTGGCGGGAGATCTCAGACTCATCCGAAGTCTATTTCTGGCATGTTCCCACTGGCACTACACAGTATGACCGACCCGTTGCCTCTGGAAACCAAGATACTACTTCTAGCAATGTGCCAGACTCTGAGCATGAcccacaaaaagaaacacaagactCTCTTATGCTACCAAATGAG CGCCCGAGCAGTTTGATATCTGACAGCTCAGTGGAGCCGGTCCCTTCTCCATCTGGTTCCTCCCCGTCCTCTTCCTGCTCCTCACCCTCCAAAGGCCTCTTCTCTCCCAATCCAGTATTCAGCACTACCACTCCCACATCAAAA GACCTGAAGGACTATCCAGTATATCCAGATCCCAGTCTGAAAGCATTTGAAGGAGCTACACTCCGCTATGCCTCTCTTAGACTCAA CCCTCCAGCTCAGCTTGAGACAGTGGACCTTAACAGCACATTCTCTGATCCAGAGGCAATG TCATTTCCAGTGCGTTCTCTGGGCTGGGTGGAGATGGCAGAGCAGGACCTCTGTGAGGGGAGGAGCAGTGTGGCTGTCCACCACTGCATCAGACAACTGTCCTACTGCAGGAGGGACATAAGAGACTCAGCTGGAGTCTGGGGAGAG GGTAAAGGCATGCTGTTGGTGCTTCAAGATCGAATGTTAACTCTAGTTGACCCAGATGATCGCAGTTTGCTCCACTCTCAACCGATCAGCAGCATCCGTGTCTGGGGCGTCGGGCGAGATCACGACAG GGATTTTGCCTATGTGGCCAGAGACAAAAACACGCGGGTGTTGAAGTGCCACGTGTTTCGATGTGATACTCCTGCTGCAGCCATCGCCACAAGTCTCCACGAAATCTGCTCCAAG ATTAtggctgaaagaaaaagtgCTAAAGCTGCGGCTGGCAGCTCCTCCCAGAATGGCTCTGATGTGCCCTTACaag AGTTCCCCATGCCAAAGACTGAACTGGTGCAGaagtttcatgtgttttatctTGGTGTGACATATGTGTCTCGCCCAATAG GTATGGACATTATTAACGGGGCCATAGAAAACCTCCTGTCATCCACAGGCAAAGAAGAATGGACCCCTGTCATACTAAGTATTGCGGACACCACCGTGGCTGTCATCAAAGAGAAG gaggaagaggaggaggtgttGGTGGAGTGCCGTGTGCGGTTTTTGTCCTTCATGGGCGTGGGACGGGACGTGCATACGTTTGCCTTCATCATGGACACTGGGAACCAGCACTTCCAGTGTCACGTCTTCTGGTGTGACCCAAATGCAGGCAGCGTGTCGGAGGCGGTGCAGGCAGCTTGTGTG ctccGGTACCAGAAGTGTCTGGTGGCACGGCCGCCCTCTCAGCGTGCTGGCTCTTCCTCATCTCCCTCTTCAGACTCAGTAACGCGCCGAGTGACCACTAGTGTTAAACGCAGCGTCCAGTCTCTCATAGACACTCTGAAACCCAAGAAACAGCCGTCAGAACTGCCCCAGCAATGA
- the apbb2a gene encoding amyloid-beta A4 precursor protein-binding family B member 2 isoform X1 codes for MQRRAESQQLQLSRANTVEKIHNDLFNNPSSDWLEFGKDNSQLPPFRRRTKSFLEYHGKCWDLDPSWENKEGKEEEEEEKQLPASEKEQDSPAKERDSQKEEKTNGKQNSHEEKDNVESVVEEDEEEDEPTPTPRQPLLPVVVEAPLSSTSSSSANSPEWVSDNLNHLQNQAPAPIREELCPQVQASPRSPAKPPRTSQPRVIKVELHPNNENQFLQQYPPFSPKQARAAEKNTPTKNWVSPLLQEPTPETGLPKVGLKMDLTPDTSSEDEDSSWTTLSQESPSPQSPKETADVWAEGDLPPGWREISDSSEVYFWHVPTGTTQYDRPVASGNQDTTSSNVPDSEHDPQKETQDSLMLPNERPSSLISDSSVEPVPSPSGSSPSSSCSSPSKGLFSPNPVFSTTTPTSKDLKDYPVYPDPSLKAFEGATLRYASLRLNPPAQLETVDLNSTFSDPEAMSFPVRSLGWVEMAEQDLCEGRSSVAVHHCIRQLSYCRRDIRDSAGVWGEGKGMLLVLQDRMLTLVDPDDRSLLHSQPISSIRVWGVGRDHDRERDFAYVARDKNTRVLKCHVFRCDTPAAAIATSLHEICSKIMAERKSAKAAAGSSSQNGSDVPLQEFPMPKTELVQKFHVFYLGVTYVSRPIGMDIINGAIENLLSSTGKEEWTPVILSIADTTVAVIKEKEEEEEVLVECRVRFLSFMGVGRDVHTFAFIMDTGNQHFQCHVFWCDPNAGSVSEAVQAACVLRYQKCLVARPPSQRAGSSSSPSSDSVTRRVTTSVKRSVQSLIDTLKPKKQPSELPQQ; via the exons ATGCAGAGGCGAGCTGAGAGCCAGCAGCTACAGCTGAGCAGGGCAAATACTGTGGAGAAAATTCACAATGATCTCTTCAATAATCCTTCTTCAGATTGGCTAGAGTTTGGGAAAGACAACTCCCAGCTTCCTCCGTTTCGTAGAAGAACCAAAAGCTTTTTGGAGTACCATGGCAAATGCTGGGATCTGGACCCCAGTTGGGAAAACAAAGaggggaaggaggaggaggaggaggagaagcaaCTGCCTGCATCAGAAAAAGAACAGGACAGCCCTGCTAAAGAAAGAGACAGTCAGAAGGAAGAGAAGACCAATGGCAAGCAAAACAGTCACGAGGAAAAGGATAATGTGGAGTCTGTCgtggaggaagatgaggaggaagacgagCCCACCCCAACACCAAGACAGCCCCTACTGCCGGTAGTGGTTGAAGCGCCtctttcctccacctcctcctcttctgcaAACAGCCCAGAATGGGTGTCAGACAACCTCAACCACCTCCAGAATCAAGCCCCAGCACCAATTCGAGAAGAGCTGTGTCCCCAAGTTCAAGCTAGTCCACGTAGTCCTGCAAAGCCACCTCGAACCTCCCAGCCCCGGGTGATCAAAGTGGAATTGCACCCCAACAACGAGAACCAGTTTTTGCAACAGTACCCTCCATTTTCCCCTAAGCAAGCCAGAGCTGCTGAAAAAAACACCCCTACCAAGAATTGGGTATCTCCGCTCCTGCAGGAACCGACACCAGAGACGGGCCTTCCTAAAGTGGGCCTGAAAATGGATTTGACTCCTGACACATCATCAGAGGATGAAGATTCCAGCTGGACCACTCTGTCTCAAGAGTCACCCTCTCCACAGAGTCCAAAAGAGACAG CAGATGTATGGGCTGAAGGGGATCTGCCCCCAGGCTGGCGGGAGATCTCAGACTCATCCGAAGTCTATTTCTGGCATGTTCCCACTGGCACTACACAGTATGACCGACCCGTTGCCTCTGGAAACCAAGATACTACTTCTAGCAATGTGCCAGACTCTGAGCATGAcccacaaaaagaaacacaagactCTCTTATGCTACCAAATGAG CGCCCGAGCAGTTTGATATCTGACAGCTCAGTGGAGCCGGTCCCTTCTCCATCTGGTTCCTCCCCGTCCTCTTCCTGCTCCTCACCCTCCAAAGGCCTCTTCTCTCCCAATCCAGTATTCAGCACTACCACTCCCACATCAAAA GACCTGAAGGACTATCCAGTATATCCAGATCCCAGTCTGAAAGCATTTGAAGGAGCTACACTCCGCTATGCCTCTCTTAGACTCAA CCCTCCAGCTCAGCTTGAGACAGTGGACCTTAACAGCACATTCTCTGATCCAGAGGCAATG TCATTTCCAGTGCGTTCTCTGGGCTGGGTGGAGATGGCAGAGCAGGACCTCTGTGAGGGGAGGAGCAGTGTGGCTGTCCACCACTGCATCAGACAACTGTCCTACTGCAGGAGGGACATAAGAGACTCAGCTGGAGTCTGGGGAGAG GGTAAAGGCATGCTGTTGGTGCTTCAAGATCGAATGTTAACTCTAGTTGACCCAGATGATCGCAGTTTGCTCCACTCTCAACCGATCAGCAGCATCCGTGTCTGGGGCGTCGGGCGAGATCACGACAG AGAAAG GGATTTTGCCTATGTGGCCAGAGACAAAAACACGCGGGTGTTGAAGTGCCACGTGTTTCGATGTGATACTCCTGCTGCAGCCATCGCCACAAGTCTCCACGAAATCTGCTCCAAG ATTAtggctgaaagaaaaagtgCTAAAGCTGCGGCTGGCAGCTCCTCCCAGAATGGCTCTGATGTGCCCTTACaag AGTTCCCCATGCCAAAGACTGAACTGGTGCAGaagtttcatgtgttttatctTGGTGTGACATATGTGTCTCGCCCAATAG GTATGGACATTATTAACGGGGCCATAGAAAACCTCCTGTCATCCACAGGCAAAGAAGAATGGACCCCTGTCATACTAAGTATTGCGGACACCACCGTGGCTGTCATCAAAGAGAAG gaggaagaggaggaggtgttGGTGGAGTGCCGTGTGCGGTTTTTGTCCTTCATGGGCGTGGGACGGGACGTGCATACGTTTGCCTTCATCATGGACACTGGGAACCAGCACTTCCAGTGTCACGTCTTCTGGTGTGACCCAAATGCAGGCAGCGTGTCGGAGGCGGTGCAGGCAGCTTGTGTG ctccGGTACCAGAAGTGTCTGGTGGCACGGCCGCCCTCTCAGCGTGCTGGCTCTTCCTCATCTCCCTCTTCAGACTCAGTAACGCGCCGAGTGACCACTAGTGTTAAACGCAGCGTCCAGTCTCTCATAGACACTCTGAAACCCAAGAAACAGCCGTCAGAACTGCCCCAGCAATGA
- the apbb2a gene encoding amyloid-beta A4 precursor protein-binding family B member 2 isoform X4, with amino-acid sequence MAERKSAKAAAGSSSQNGSDVPLQEFPMPKTELVQKFHVFYLGVTYVSRPIGMDIINGAIENLLSSTGKEEWTPVILSIADTTVAVIKEKEEEEEVLVECRVRFLSFMGVGRDVHTFAFIMDTGNQHFQCHVFWCDPNAGSVSEAVQAACVLRYQKCLVARPPSQRAGSSSSPSSDSVTRRVTTSVKRSVQSLIDTLKPKKQPSELPQQ; translated from the exons AtggctgaaagaaaaagtgCTAAAGCTGCGGCTGGCAGCTCCTCCCAGAATGGCTCTGATGTGCCCTTACaag AGTTCCCCATGCCAAAGACTGAACTGGTGCAGaagtttcatgtgttttatctTGGTGTGACATATGTGTCTCGCCCAATAG GTATGGACATTATTAACGGGGCCATAGAAAACCTCCTGTCATCCACAGGCAAAGAAGAATGGACCCCTGTCATACTAAGTATTGCGGACACCACCGTGGCTGTCATCAAAGAGAAG gaggaagaggaggaggtgttGGTGGAGTGCCGTGTGCGGTTTTTGTCCTTCATGGGCGTGGGACGGGACGTGCATACGTTTGCCTTCATCATGGACACTGGGAACCAGCACTTCCAGTGTCACGTCTTCTGGTGTGACCCAAATGCAGGCAGCGTGTCGGAGGCGGTGCAGGCAGCTTGTGTG ctccGGTACCAGAAGTGTCTGGTGGCACGGCCGCCCTCTCAGCGTGCTGGCTCTTCCTCATCTCCCTCTTCAGACTCAGTAACGCGCCGAGTGACCACTAGTGTTAAACGCAGCGTCCAGTCTCTCATAGACACTCTGAAACCCAAGAAACAGCCGTCAGAACTGCCCCAGCAATGA